TCTCCCCGTCCAGTTCCATGATCGAAGAAACGTACTCAGAAACCCGCGGGAGAAGCCTATCGTAGCTCTCCACTATGGCTCCGTTGGGACCGTAGCCCTCTTCCATGATCTCCCAGGCGGTCACCTCGACCCTAACGTCGAGGTCCGGCCTGTAGGGCAGTTTCTTCACGCCAGTGTCCAGGTTCACGTACGAGACTCTGTAATCGTTTTCTTCCAGGTATTTTCCAAACGCCCGGGTTAGGGTGGTCTTTCCGCTTCCGGCAGTCCCCACAAAGGTTAGTATCATCTCATCACCCTGGCTTTGAAGCCGGATATCCTCGCTATCCTCTCGGCCAGCTCCATGTATGCCTTTGCGCCCTCCGATTCGGGTTTGTACTCCACTACTGGAACGCCCTCAAGGGTCGCCTCCCTCACGGCGGGGTCTTCAGGGATGACGGCGAGAAGGGGCAGTTCCATTACCTCCTCCGCCACCTCGGGCGGAATTTCGGTCTCGCTGCGTCCGTAACGGTTCAGGACGAAGCCCAGAATGGCCAGACCCGCCTTCCTCAGAACCATCCCTACCTTCATGGTGTCGGTAACGCACGAGATTTCGGGGTTTGTGACGAGAAGAACCTCCTCTCCGCTCAGCATGGCGTTCATGGCGTCCATCTGAAGGCCGGCTGGAGAGTCTATGACAACAAAATCGAACTTATCCTTCAGCCGCTTTATCGTCTCGGGGAGCTTCCTGGGGTCGGCCCGTATAACGTGCTCCCAGTCTATCGACGCGGGAACGAGGTGAACGTTCTCATAGGCTGTGGCGTATATGGCGTCGCTTATGGTTGCCCTACCGGCCAGAACATCGTGAAGGGTAGTGTAAGCGTCGTCTATTCCCATGACGAGGCTCAGGTTGGCCATTGTGAGGTCTGCATCAACGGCACAGACGTGATAGTTCATCTTCCCGAGGGCGATGGCGAGGTTAGCCGTCGTTGTGGTCTTTCCCGTGCCTCCCTTGCCGGAGGCTATGGATATCAGCCTACCCATTGTCCCACCCATTTATTTTTCGGCTAAACCTTTATGAACCTTTAGCTGTAGCACCCCTTGGAAGTAACATAATCGAAGGAGAGTTTCGAATCTTCTGAGGTGAGAGAGATGAGAATGTTTGTTGCTGATACGAGCGTGATCGTTGACGGCAGACTTACACAGTTCCTTGCGGGCGTTGAAGGGAAGGTCAAGGTCGTCATACCAGAGGCTGTCGTTGCTGAGATAGAG
The Thermococcus radiotolerans genome window above contains:
- the minD gene encoding cell division ATPase MinD — protein: MGRLISIASGKGGTGKTTTTANLAIALGKMNYHVCAVDADLTMANLSLVMGIDDAYTTLHDVLAGRATISDAIYATAYENVHLVPASIDWEHVIRADPRKLPETIKRLKDKFDFVVIDSPAGLQMDAMNAMLSGEEVLLVTNPEISCVTDTMKVGMVLRKAGLAILGFVLNRYGRSETEIPPEVAEEVMELPLLAVIPEDPAVREATLEGVPVVEYKPESEGAKAYMELAERIARISGFKARVMR